TTATTCTTGTGAAAAATTCCAGAAGGGAAGCCCTgatcaaatatataaaagtagTTATGTTTATTTGGACATTTCACTAACCCCAGAGAATGAGTATTCTTCACCCAATATGTGGTTGCAATTGGCTAATAAAGGGCTTAACAAGACATCTTTTTGTGTAGCAGGTGATTCCTCTATTGGTGGAATCTTAAGGAAGAATTTGATAGTCATAGGACTCCCTTTTTCAGTGTTTACtaatatttctggaataaataTTACTTTAGCCCCCAAGATTCTTACTCAAGAAATTCAATTGAATTTACCAGTTAGCACCACTATAGTTTCTAGTTGTATATGTATCAATTGTGCTAAAATACCTTCTTACTGTAATTCTACTATTCATGTAAAATGGCCATATGGATATAGACTCCCAAATGACTGGGTGTTTTTGTGTGATAACGAAACCTACTAAGCCTTTTCCTCACATTATCAAGGTGTTTGTGGTATAGGATGCATTCTCCCAGCCCTTatagatcatcctggatttaAACACCAAAGAGTGACCCGAGCCCTGCCTCCAGATTGTGACGACAACTTGAAATTGTTGGACCCTGTTGCTGTTGCAGTCGCAGCTGCGTTTGTATTGCCTGTACCAGGACTCGTTGTAGGAAtgcagaaggaaatatctaagctggcctgtgcctacAGCAAGACTGCAGATCTGACTGCTTCCATACTGTCAGAACTTAATCAGGAACTTAGAGAAGTTCGAGTGGCAGTGCTTCAGAATCGTGCTACCATGGACTATTTGTTGCTGAAAGAACATTTGGGCTGTGAACAATTTcctggaatgtgttgttttaacatATCTGATTTTTCACAGACAATTCAAAACCAGTTGAATGATATTcaccatattattgataagttttcatagtTACCTGGATTATCTgattggttctcttggtttcactggctaTAGCCAATACTTGTAGGCCTActttttttatgcatttttcttcCCGTTTTAGTAACATGAGTGTGCCATCTGATTGCtggcttaataaagccaattcatGCATATGCTATATTTCAAGAAGTGATagcaaaaaattaataattgcaTGCTATTTTCTTGAGAGTCCATGTGACAGATAACTGTTTTATTAAAATTCCGCAGCAATTAAGGGGATGACAAAGTGTTTGCATAAATCTTTTGTATGCCTCTTTGCTCTATCGCATTtactccctgtatggccccaagagatggctggctagccagagacgggtaagattcctcacgggaggaacaacctaagacaggcacagtcgcggggGCCAACAGGTCAAGAGATGAGGGGGTCAACTGAGGCGTGGCTTAGCACCTCGCCCCCCCTGACGAGGCATTTCTTGTCGCCCCTTTTCTTTACCAAGCTGCAGTGGAATAACggacttctcttcctttttaatttaaaaatggtgGAAATGTAGGTTGCCATCCATAGATCATTCTGTTTCTGTGGGAATTGTTTGCCTGCCTTGTTATCTGTGGTGCATGCCACAGCTCACTAAATCTAAACCgagatctgtttcttgttatctctACCCCCTCATTGCCTGGCGCCAGGGACGACTTGCCCCGGCGACCTGGAGGCAGTTACACTCCTGTAGTAAAGCATGTTAATcattgtgtctagaaacttgttaacCCACTCAAGAATGTGAtgcctgatcaataaatatgagaggtgcctttccagcaccactcttgagttggtatgccttgagtcccctggctggcccactcaggtctttgatatcTCATCGTGTTGCCTCCTTTGTCAGCGGGTCAGAGACTGGGAGGAGACCGACAGATTTTAGATATGGAGAGGGAGAATACCTTTTCTCAGAACTACTGACCGCAAAACTCTGGACCAAGAAACATCTCACATTGCAGTTAGTTTTTTGTGTTCATATTTGGAGAGAATATACTCACAGTTTCTCAACCCAAGTGTATGACTTCCATGTATTTTCTTCAACGTAAGAAATAGAGTTTCCTTGGAAATTTCTGTGAAGAAACACAGTGCATATCCTTCAATAGGTAGgaaaagaaggaacagaaaaagcaaaagaatCATGGCAACCAGGGGAATATTCAAATGCAGAAAATGCCAGCTTTCTAGTGTCCACAGCTATCTGCTTCCTAGTTTGCACAGCTAATAAACGTAACACGGGGCACAAACAATAGGGCATCTCCTCAGAAACTGAACTTCCTATCTGTCCAACTTCTTGGGCAGATAATGCCAGTTAACTACCTTGAAAGTaagtattttttcctaaaatcacGTAGGTATCTCAAATGACTccttccaaagagaaaatgataaacaaCTCAGTagaaaaaatgttaagaatttatcatcaacaataaatataaagaaacactatgatttctttatataccAAATAGTTGGCTCAGGGCCTGCTGTTGAGATCTCTCCAATTGTTAGAAGGAGAAGGGCAATTAGAATTTAGAGGGACTAATATGGAAAGATCTCTCAGAGACAGTGCATAGGGAAACGcacaaagagaaaatgataacTGAGCAGAAATATGGATATGACCTCCATATCCCAGTGATTACAGGTTCTGATGAATTACAGTACCTAGAGTTTGCATCTCTTAGTACTTAATTATCACCTCCCTTTTAAtgcatattctttctttctacctATCACTGTCATGTTCTGGAGACAATGTTTATACATCTGCGGCTCCCACAGTACTTAGCCCTGGGTTGTGCAAAAAATGGGTGCTATATATAAAAAGCCAGAGGAAAAAGTTTTGGACATAACTGAGGGACCAAATAATAACAGTTAACACTCATATATACACAAGGCCCATATAGAagggctttacatgtattaacccATCTAAATCTCACAACAATCTTATGGGATTGTAACTATCATAATCCCCActtacagattaggaaattgaATCACAAAGCTAAAAAATGACAGACCTGGGTTCGAACCAGGCAGTCTAGCTCCAGAATCTTTACTTTTCACCAGCGAAATGAGGATAGAGACATGTTACTAAGAAGATGGACTAAAAATGATAGGAAAATGGTAGAATAGAGGTTAAAGACTTAAATTGCAGAACTAAAAAAAGCaggtaaggaaaaagaaaaagggcaattacaagtaaaagaatggagaagggagaacaatattaagaaggaaaaggaagacaagGAATAGTTaacaaacaaaagataaaaacaaaatcagtcaacaCAGGGTATGGAAATGAGGGGCCAGGAAGTCCTTGAGGAAAATGCTGACAGGTCAGGCAGGATGCAGAGAACAAATGAAGAGAGGCAGTTCTTACAAGATCGTGAAGGTGCCATTGTGAGCGTTGGGCTCTGGCACGGGCACACTCTGGAGCTTCTGCTCTGGGCTGAGACCAACGCACGCCAGCGTCTCATCTGTGCAGCTACAGAGCTCACATATGTTGTTTGTGGTGGTGTTCACCACTGAATTCTGAGTCAGTGATGGAAAACCTGTCTCAGACGGCTCTGGCTGCTGAGGTACGGAAACGTCCAGGTCCCCAGGTGCAGCTGTGACCTGAGTCAGGTTTGGATGCTGACTGGGAACCTGCCCAGGATGTGGAAGTGTCCCCTGAAGGTGCGCTGAAGATGGAGCTGGGGCTTCCTCCTGGACAGGAGGCTCAGCCTCTTCAGGACTGAAGGAAGGCTCAGCCAGGGCCGCCTGCAGGTCTTTGTAGTTCTCATCCATCTCCGGGGGCTCTGGAGGCTGAGACGAAACCTCCTGCTTCAATGGAAGTGGTTCTAGCTCTTCAGGGGACTCTGGATGCTGATCCTGGGAATCCACCTGGGGAGAAAAGATTCAGCCTCCTCAACTTTCTGTCCATGATGAATGGGGACACTTTTCTGGGAGAAAGTTTCAACTTCCACAGGCACCTCTGGAGGTTGATGTGGGCCACCCAGAAACTACAGGTAGCTTCTCCTTAGAATAGCAACATCCCTATTGGGAGCTAAATAATCATCCTGCAATTGTTTTAGATGTTTCTTTGCAAATCAGCCTGGAGTTCCAATAAGAACTTTGGTAAACCATGGATACTGAGCTAGATCTTTCTTCAGGTTTGGAAGTGAAACAATAAACCTTGTTGGTTTTGAACTATCACTACCTAGCAGTGGAACAAGTATTTCAAATGACTGGTGTTCAGCCTGATCTACATTTACAGTTTTAGTCTCAGTTTTGAGTCAAGGAGGCAGATCTAGGACCTGATTCTGGTCCCAACTTACCACCGGAACCACCTCTGGCTGACTTTCATGCTGGCTAGGCTTGTCCCAAAGATCTGGTCCTGGGGGCAGCTCTCCAGCTGGACCTGTGTACCAGAAAGGAACCACAGGATGCATCACTTGTTGACGTGGATGGGGAAATTCAAGAGGGAGATTGGAGGGATCTGAAGACCAGGACTCGGTTGGCCCTGGGGGTCTGTGGGTCAGCTGCACAGGATCCAGGGCCCAACCTGGAGGCTGAGCTGCCTGGACCAACAGCCACAATGGTAGCAACACAAGAAGCCACGGGCCCCAGAAACGCAGCCAGGACATGGCAGCAAAGACTCCAGGGCACAATGAGCCAGAGGACCAGAGCAGCTCCCTTAAGCCAGAGCAGAACCATTATGACAGCTCTCTGATGCTCACATATCCCTAGCAACTGTGTGCCCCTCCCCTGCCTAGTCCCACCCTTCATTTATGACACATTAGGCTCAGGCTGAGATCGGCTCCACACCACCTGAGCGAGTCCTTTCTCAGAATCATGGAGTCCAAGCGTCCCCTCCGCAAGCAAAGGCTACAGACACCTCCCTCCAGATCCCCATTCCCACTGAGAGAGACAGGATTTGGGCTGCACATCTGGGTGGCCCTGGCTTCTGGCAGCCCAGGGATAGTGGCTGTTGGTTAAGAGAAGGGTAAGGGTGGAGGTGGTGCCGTTTCCCAAGGAAGCCACTGAGTCTGGCATCATAACTGATACCAAGTAATTGTTTTGTAATCTTTCCAATACCATCTGTAATATCTGAGTGGCTATGTGAAACTGTCACAGGATAGAAGCAAGCAGATTATAGTCTTCAAATTAAAGAATGTCTAACAGGTAATCATTGCAGTCACAGGGAATAGAGCCAGTATTGAAGGGGTGTTCAACAGGGTACAGAAGTGGAGTCACATCTGAGGAGAGTCATCAAATTTAATCAAGGTTAAATCAAGGAGGAAAGGAATATGGGTAGTATAGGCAGTCAGGTCAGTAGTGAATAGCCAAATCAAGACCAATCAGAGTAGGTTTATGGAATCATACAATTATAAAGTGAAAGGTTTGTGAAATCTAAGcctcactcatttatttaaaggAATTGAAATGGTCCTTGATAAAGAAATTGGTGGTCGAATTGAGGTGCATAATGAAATGTAATTCTGGAGCTCTGGGAAAGTGAAATTGGATGGCACAATATGGAGTAAGGTTTCTACAATGTATTAAAGAACTTTTTAACTGTTTTCTGTGAACTGAAGGCAGTTCTGAATACACACTTTGAGAGTGATGACTATGACTATGAAGCCTCCTTTATGTAACAACTGATGAAAGAGTTTGTCAAGCTCACACATTCTAAATCCACATGATAGTAAACATAAGACATCTCTTGTGAAGATTTCTTAAGGGGTAGCATAAAATGGCATGGGGTGTATCATCAGTATATTTGGGTTTGACTTCTAGTTTCCAGTTATTGTCATGAACCTTAACTAAGTTACTTAACCATCCCGAGTTCAAGTTTCTTCATCTAAAAAGAAAGGGCGGAGGGAGAAGCAAAGGATCAGTGTAGCAATGGAGCTGAAAGCATTCTGCAAACCAGAGTGCTGTGCAAATGCTAGCCTGTGAATTATTGAACTCAGCACTTCATCCCAGTGGAGCTAGGAATTGGACCCACCAACACTCCAGCTTTCTCAAAAAGCCGCTTCTGATCACATGCCTTTTGGGCTCGTGGGCAGCCCTTGCTGAATAAAACTTGGATGATGGCATAGAAACCAGGACAGGCCACTGCAGCATTTGGGAAGGCTTGGACTGAATACGGAAGGCCAAActgggagaatactatgaacagaGAATGCTATGCGGTCGTCCCACGCCAAGTACAGTACATGAAGTTTCCCGTCCTGAAAAACTGCCCATCCCCTCATATTCCCCAGGTAACTGTGGAGAGCGTGCAACTCAAAACACTTATTTTATGAACAATTGTGTTTTCCTCTGAAATCCTAGGACTTGAGAAGCACTAGAAGGCAACACGTGCCGTTGACAGTTTCCTCTCAAAAATCTGCCGGGGCCAGTGAATTGCTGAGGTTCGCTCCAGAAAAAGACTCCTCTCAGCGGACACTACAAGGCGGGTGAGGGCTAAGGCAGGGCTCCTGGTGTCCTGATCACCAGAGGGGCGGCTTTCCCCATCCCCCCACCTTCTATCTTGGCCCAGCTCACACGCAAGACCTGAGTCATGGGTCCAGAGCTCAGTTCCCACACCCGTAAGGTTTTGTCATTTCCAGCGACAACCACAAAAGGTACCGACACCATCCTTCAGTCACTGCGCATGCGCGGCCAAGGCTCCGGCAGTAGTGAGCTCGTGCTTCGTAAAAAGCGGATCGTGGTGGAGCTGGCGCCGCAGGGCCGGTCTACGAGGCGGCCCCGTGAGCTTAGTCTGGTACAAGCTATTTTGTCGTAATTGGAGTTTGTccagtgttttaaaatttattataattatttctgaATCTAGTGGCATCGGACCAGCTGATATGTGTGCCAGATGTCCTCTCCAAGAAACTGCTCTCACAACACAAAAGACTAACACAGttattatgtaaataaatggGCTCTTTTGATCAAGGTATGTTTATCTTTTTTAGCAGCTGTTCTTTATACCTAGGCTTGCAAGAAAACCAGAATGTCATCTGTGTTGTTCTTCTAATTGCCCAAGACCATCCACCAGTCCCATACACCGTCCTCTGGGTGCTGGATGAGGAGTTTCAAGGCTATTCTATGCAAACTGCCTTAACTTCAAAGCAAAAACTGGTAAAAACTGGTGGTTACACTGGGAAAGTGTATATCAAAACAAAGATCTTTTTGACTGAAGAATCTTCTACCTTAACTGAAGGCAGGGCAACCCCTCATCATTATTTAAGTTTCCAGATATCTAACCCTGTACCCTACAATCTTACAAGCACTCAAATAAGAGATGAAGAAAGCCCTTTGAAAAGTTTTGTCAGTGGGCAGTAATAACACCATCTTGCCAAATCTGCCATGATGACCAATGAATCACTCTTACATTCCGTTTCTTTGACATGCAGACACTCCTTAGATAGTATAATGTCCTGCTGGAAACAATATTGTTCCCTGGAGCAGGACCCCTTACCCTATTAGAGGGATAAGTCAGAGGTCAGCCCCTACTCCATGGTCCTTACACGTGGCTGCCTTGCACATAAGCCCTTCTTCCTTGCCTCTGTAAATTAGCCTTCCTGGACACATAGGAGACATGCCCTCAAAAAACCTCTTTTGAATTCAAGCTGGATTTGTCAGCCTCTCTCTTTGGTCTCACAACCCCTTTTGTTTTGGGGGGTTGGTTCACTTACACCTCCCCCAAGTAGAACAATTGGCGAGCCAGCCAGGAGGGGCCAGGGGACCAGAGGATGGGTAAAGCGAATGAGCAGCAGTTGGGATATCCCGGGGTGGCCCTCCATGACCTGTGGGGACCACCACAGGAGTGTGGGGATGCCCCGAAGATACCCCAGGAGGTCTGGAACGCCTATTACCAGAGAGCCACGTAACTCACTGTGGTAGGGAAGGCTGCTGAGCTGCGGTGGCAGTGGGATGGCCATTACTGTGGGCTGTGCCATTGGCCATTGTTGCCCGATTAGCAGCTTAAGCAAAAGTAAGGCATCTAAAACAAGAGTTACAGTTAGAAAGAGATATGACAATGCCAGCTGCACTCTTGGCAACAAATTTAGCAGAAAAGATTGAAACCCAAGAGGCACAGATTGAAACCTTAGTGGCCACTTTGCACACCTGGGAGGGGAGAGCCTGGGACACCCACGCGCTCAGGCTGCAATAGCTAGGCAAGAATGTGATCCCGAAAGCTGGAACCGGTGGGAGCGAGCTAGTGAATCAGATGAGCATGTAGAAGTCCTCTCAAATGAGGAAGAAGAGACAGGagggttttcttcattttaaactaGACCTTTAATTCAGAGAATGGCAAAGGTGCAAAATGTGGTCCCAGGAAGCAATGGACAACCCATTCAGGAAATCTTTAAATTCCAGTTCAAGGTGTGGGTGGTAAAAGCCATTCTCTGGTAGGTAGAGCTCTTAACCTATAATCTTGCGGGTTACTGTTCGTACTGGCGCCCGCGTAAAGGGTTGGATAGGCGGGATGTTTACATGCCCTAACTGAGCAGTTGCACGATCTCCTGCTCTACTTAAATGGCATTCATACCTTCAGCAATGCAGGGTTATACACTAGCAGTGTGAGAATACAGGACAGCTGAACTTGTGAATATAGTGAAGGTTTTTTAAACAGTTGCCAAGGGAAAGTCTCCTGACTTGGATGGTAGGCTTATGGGATATGTAGGGACAAAATTCCCCTAGTGGCCAATGTAGAAAAAATGTGTAACAACCACTCATCCAGCCCTCCGGCAGAGTTTGCATAATGCCCACCAGACCCAAGGTAATCATAGTCTCATGGATTGGATGATTATGGCTGTGAGGGAGGCATGGCCTACTGAAGAGGATTTTCCAGGCCGGGTGTGAGCCTGGAGAGC
The sequence above is a segment of the Manis pentadactyla isolate mManPen7 chromosome 4, mManPen7.hap1, whole genome shotgun sequence genome. Coding sequences within it:
- the LRRC37B gene encoding leucine-rich repeat-containing protein 37B, which produces MHPVVPFWYTGPAGELPPGPDLWDKPSQHESQPEVVPVVDSQDQHPESPEELEPLPLKQEVSSQPPEPPEMDENYKDLQAALAEPSFSPEEAEPPVQEEAPAPSSAHLQGTLPHPGQVPSQHPNLTQVTAAPGDLDVSVPQQPEPSETGFPSLTQNSVVNTTTNNICELCSCTDETLACVGLSPEQKLQSVPVPEPNAHNGTFTILNFQGNSISYVEENTWKSYTWVEKLILSDNQLSELHKDSFEGLLSLQYL